A genomic stretch from Angustibacter sp. Root456 includes:
- a CDS encoding ABC transporter permease, giving the protein MSLAARARALWQVRSVLWLLIRRDLKVRYASSALGYVWTILDPLLMTGVYWFVFTVVFIRKGGEQPYILFLILGLLSWQWFSSTVTETSRALTSETRLVRSTRLPREIWVLKVVGSKGLEFLFSLPVVVLFMAIYRKPPAWEIVLFPLAVLLQAVLLTGIGMALAAATVLVRDLQRVVRIALRVMMYLSPVLYSVNAINIGPIKALFAINPMTGIIELYRALAFPDEFAGWAVVGVAALISVLMLLIGAAVFRRLENAVLKEL; this is encoded by the coding sequence ATGAGCCTGGCCGCGCGGGCTCGTGCCCTCTGGCAGGTGCGCTCGGTGCTGTGGCTGCTCATCCGCCGCGATCTCAAGGTCCGCTACGCCAGTTCGGCCCTGGGTTACGTCTGGACGATCCTGGACCCGTTGCTCATGACCGGCGTGTACTGGTTCGTCTTCACCGTGGTCTTCATCCGCAAAGGCGGCGAGCAGCCCTACATCCTGTTCCTGATCCTCGGCCTGTTGTCGTGGCAGTGGTTCTCCTCCACGGTCACCGAGACCTCCCGCGCCCTGACGTCGGAGACCCGGCTGGTGCGCTCGACCCGGCTGCCTCGCGAGATCTGGGTGCTCAAGGTGGTGGGGTCGAAGGGGCTGGAGTTCCTCTTCTCGCTGCCGGTCGTGGTGCTGTTCATGGCGATCTACCGCAAGCCGCCTGCCTGGGAGATCGTGCTGTTTCCCCTGGCGGTGCTGCTCCAGGCGGTGCTCCTGACGGGCATCGGGATGGCGCTTGCTGCCGCCACGGTGCTCGTCCGCGACCTGCAGCGCGTGGTCCGGATCGCCCTGCGGGTCATGATGTACCTGTCGCCCGTCCTCTACTCGGTCAACGCCATCAACATCGGCCCGATCAAGGCGCTGTTCGCGATCAACCCGATGACGGGGATCATCGAGCTGTACCGCGCGCTCGCCTTCCCGGATGAGTTCGCCGGCTGGGCCGTCGTGGGCGTCGCCGCCCTCATCAGCGTCCTGATGCTGCTGATCGGCGCGGCGGTCTTCCGCCGGCTCGAGAACGCCGTCCTGAAGGAGCTCTGA
- a CDS encoding FG-GAP-like repeat-containing protein yields MPSSRPHLLPRRVRLRLPAIAVSTLALVAAPTAMSGLSWAQGAGPGATRPGSMREVALSGLDAHGAREPGAVSRAAVVAPGARSLAADGTPATTAVTPALDLPGEVAVVGASWPASGRLGRGGEVQVRTRSHGQWGAWQALDTDDAHGPDTTGPGAAEGRAARSGTAPLVVTGAEAVQVRVEGSAPAPSTRVELVDPGEKAADPTAGATRPDAAAAAASRPTIYSRKAWGADESLRKGGVAYGSVQAAFVHHTVSTNSYTAAEVPAIIRGIYRFHVQGRGWNDIGYNFLVDRFGRIWEGRYGGVALPVIGAHTQGYNAEAFAMSAIGNFDVAKPPAAMVSAYSRLFAWKLGLHGVPATGAVTLNGTRLQRINGHRDAGQTACPGRYLYARLATIRSATAAAMGPLRRDGVARSVDGGGTPDVLASAGTGSAAGLVLRESTAAVAGARVVGASGWQRLGLLTLSPDLTGDGRPDLLGRDSSGRVRVYPGTGTGRPGTPAVYGRGWGAIQRLIAPGDLDRDGRNDLLAVDARGGLRFYPGTGRGWVRAPRLVGTNWLSLSLVVAARDLTGDGVPDLLAVRKRDGALVRYAGDGHGDVRPAATIGRGWSSFDAGIGGDFDGDQHPDLVVRERRGTMRTYYGTSYGTVRWRVTWGRDWQTLSSLTGGLDVDGDGAPDVLAVTSAGSLRLLPGVATREYRSGSTSAVDLSRADRAFVAGDLDGDGRAEVVTRDAATGDVTAWDGARSVGASSPAGTRLASGWAGADLLAPAGDISRDGRPDLLVEDDADQVLYLYPTTSSGALGQRYVIATGWPRGAQAVGVGSWDADAAADVIALLPSGELRLYPGNGPGRLLAPRRLAASSPLTRLLGAGDVDGDGASELLGSDASGRLLAVHVGTGGSLGTVRVMVLDARAGGRLVG; encoded by the coding sequence ATGCCTTCGTCACGCCCGCACCTCCTGCCCCGCCGTGTCCGCTTGCGGCTGCCCGCGATCGCGGTGAGCACCCTCGCCCTGGTGGCCGCGCCGACCGCGATGTCGGGGCTGAGCTGGGCGCAGGGTGCCGGGCCCGGCGCGACGCGACCCGGCTCGATGCGCGAGGTGGCGCTGAGCGGGCTGGACGCCCACGGGGCCCGGGAGCCCGGTGCGGTGAGCCGCGCTGCGGTGGTCGCGCCGGGGGCGCGGTCGCTGGCGGCTGATGGCACGCCGGCGACCACTGCGGTGACGCCGGCGCTCGACCTGCCGGGCGAGGTGGCGGTGGTCGGCGCGAGCTGGCCGGCGTCCGGTCGGCTCGGCCGGGGCGGCGAGGTGCAGGTGCGCACTCGCTCGCACGGGCAGTGGGGGGCTTGGCAGGCCCTCGACACCGACGACGCCCACGGCCCTGACACGACCGGCCCGGGCGCGGCCGAGGGCCGAGCCGCGCGCTCCGGCACCGCGCCGCTCGTGGTGACCGGCGCCGAGGCCGTGCAGGTGCGCGTCGAGGGGAGCGCCCCGGCGCCGAGCACCCGCGTCGAGCTGGTCGACCCCGGCGAGAAGGCCGCCGACCCCACCGCGGGGGCGACTCGCCCCGACGCCGCGGCAGCCGCCGCGAGCCGGCCGACCATCTACAGCCGCAAGGCCTGGGGAGCCGACGAGTCGCTGCGCAAGGGCGGCGTGGCCTACGGGTCGGTGCAGGCGGCGTTCGTGCACCACACGGTGAGCACCAACAGCTACACGGCGGCCGAGGTGCCGGCGATCATCCGCGGGATCTACCGCTTCCACGTCCAGGGGCGGGGCTGGAACGACATCGGCTACAACTTCCTGGTCGACCGCTTCGGCCGGATCTGGGAGGGCCGGTACGGCGGGGTCGCCCTGCCCGTGATCGGTGCGCACACCCAGGGCTACAACGCAGAGGCGTTCGCGATGTCGGCCATCGGCAACTTCGACGTCGCCAAGCCGCCGGCGGCCATGGTGTCGGCCTACAGCCGGCTGTTCGCGTGGAAGCTGGGTCTGCACGGCGTCCCGGCCACCGGCGCCGTCACGCTCAACGGCACGCGCCTGCAACGGATCAACGGGCACCGCGACGCCGGCCAGACCGCGTGCCCCGGTCGCTACCTCTACGCCCGGCTCGCCACCATCCGGTCGGCCACCGCGGCCGCCATGGGACCTCTGAGACGAGACGGGGTGGCGCGCAGCGTCGACGGGGGCGGCACCCCCGACGTGCTGGCCTCGGCAGGTACCGGGAGCGCAGCCGGTCTGGTGCTGCGCGAGTCGACGGCGGCCGTCGCCGGCGCGCGGGTCGTCGGCGCCTCGGGCTGGCAGCGTCTCGGTCTGCTCACCCTCTCACCCGATCTGACGGGCGACGGGCGCCCGGACCTGCTCGGGCGCGACAGCTCGGGCCGCGTCCGCGTCTACCCGGGCACGGGCACGGGGCGCCCCGGGACCCCTGCCGTCTACGGTCGCGGGTGGGGTGCGATCCAGCGGCTCATCGCCCCCGGCGACCTCGACCGCGACGGCCGCAACGACCTGCTCGCGGTCGACGCTCGCGGCGGCCTGCGGTTCTACCCCGGCACGGGCCGGGGCTGGGTGCGCGCTCCGCGGCTGGTCGGCACCAACTGGCTGTCGCTGTCGCTGGTGGTCGCTGCGCGCGACCTCACCGGTGACGGCGTCCCGGACCTGCTGGCGGTGCGCAAGCGGGACGGCGCCCTCGTGCGCTACGCCGGTGACGGCCACGGTGACGTGCGTCCCGCGGCGACGATCGGCCGCGGCTGGTCGTCGTTCGACGCGGGCATCGGTGGGGACTTCGACGGTGACCAGCACCCCGACCTCGTCGTGCGTGAGCGGCGCGGCACGATGCGCACCTACTACGGCACGAGCTACGGCACCGTGCGGTGGCGCGTCACGTGGGGGCGGGACTGGCAGACGCTCTCCAGCCTCACGGGCGGTCTCGACGTCGACGGCGACGGCGCGCCCGACGTCCTGGCCGTCACGTCGGCGGGCTCGTTGCGGCTGCTCCCCGGCGTCGCGACCCGCGAGTACCGCAGCGGGTCCACGAGTGCCGTCGACCTGAGCCGCGCCGACCGCGCGTTCGTGGCCGGTGACCTCGACGGCGACGGCCGGGCCGAGGTCGTCACCCGCGATGCGGCGACCGGCGACGTCACGGCGTGGGACGGCGCGCGGTCGGTCGGTGCGAGCAGCCCGGCCGGCACCCGGCTCGCGTCCGGGTGGGCCGGCGCCGACCTGCTCGCGCCCGCCGGCGACATCAGCCGCGACGGGCGTCCGGACCTGCTGGTCGAGGACGACGCCGACCAGGTGCTGTACCTGTACCCGACGACGTCCAGCGGGGCCCTCGGGCAGCGCTACGTGATCGCCACCGGCTGGCCCCGAGGCGCGCAGGCCGTCGGTGTGGGGTCGTGGGACGCCGACGCCGCGGCGGACGTCATCGCGCTGCTGCCCTCGGGCGAGCTGCGGCTGTACCCGGGCAACGGTCCGGGTCGCCTGCTCGCGCCGCGCCGGCTCGCGGCCAGCTCGCCGCTGACCCGGCTGCTGGGAGCGGGCGACGTGGACGGCGACGGGGCCAGCGAGCTGCTCGGCTCCGATGCGTCCGGCCGGCTCCTGGCGGTGCACGTCGGCACCGGTGGCTCGCTCGGCACCGTGCGGGTGATGGTGCTCGACGCCCGGGCGGGCGGCCGGCTCGTGGGGTAG
- a CDS encoding NTP transferase domain-containing protein, translating to MSAVQATILAAGMGTRLGRPFPKPLTQLHDGRSILQQQLDNLHTVFGDDLRLTVVVGFKHDLVMEAVPDALFAYNENYDQTNTCKSLLKALRSSHEGPVLWMNGDVVFDPEVLRRLQPHLDAGRSAVAVNTSTVADEEVKYTVDDAGFVRELSKTVVGGLGEAVGINVISDADKAAFVRGLTDCADQDYFERGLELAIEREGVQVVPVDISDLFAVEVDFEEDLTRANAVREAGA from the coding sequence GTGAGCGCGGTGCAGGCGACGATTCTCGCGGCAGGTATGGGCACCCGGCTCGGCCGACCGTTCCCCAAGCCACTCACGCAGCTGCACGACGGGCGCAGCATCCTGCAGCAGCAGCTCGACAACCTCCACACGGTCTTCGGTGACGACCTGCGGCTGACGGTCGTCGTGGGCTTCAAGCACGACCTGGTGATGGAGGCCGTGCCGGACGCGCTGTTCGCGTACAACGAGAACTACGACCAGACCAACACGTGCAAGAGCCTGCTCAAGGCGCTGCGGTCCTCGCACGAGGGTCCGGTGCTCTGGATGAACGGCGACGTCGTGTTCGACCCCGAGGTGCTGCGCCGGCTGCAGCCACACCTGGACGCCGGCCGCTCGGCGGTGGCGGTCAACACCTCCACCGTCGCCGACGAGGAGGTCAAGTACACCGTCGACGACGCCGGGTTCGTCCGCGAGCTCTCCAAGACCGTCGTCGGCGGCCTCGGCGAGGCGGTGGGCATCAACGTCATCAGCGACGCCGACAAGGCCGCGTTCGTGCGCGGGCTCACCGACTGCGCCGACCAGGACTACTTCGAGCGCGGGCTGGAGCTGGCGATCGAGCGCGAGGGCGTCCAGGTCGTGCCCGTCGACATCTCCGACCTGTTCGCCGTCGAGGTGGACTTCGAGGAGGACCTCACTCGAGCCAACGCGGTCCGTGAGGCCGGCGCCTAG
- a CDS encoding glycosyltransferase family 2 protein yields the protein MGLTLGVVVLTMGDRPVELARAVESLRRQTRPPESVLVIGNGADVPDQPDFVRVLRLPDNLGIVGGRDLGWRELDTDLVQFLDDDAWLLDDDVLAGVVRRFEDDPRLGIVSMRIVDPDTGLSSRRHVPRLRTSDPERSSDVTTFLGGASVVRREVLERCGGLPAAFWYGHEETDLAWAALDDGWRIHYAADAVLGHPTTTPARHATYYRLNARNRVWLARRRLPWPLAAVYLAVWTALTVVRVRDSAALRTWARGFVEGWRTDAGPRRPMRWSTAWRMTRHGRPPVV from the coding sequence ATGGGGCTCACGCTCGGCGTGGTGGTGCTCACCATGGGCGACCGGCCGGTCGAGCTGGCCCGGGCCGTCGAGAGCCTGCGCCGCCAGACCCGCCCGCCGGAGTCGGTGCTCGTCATCGGCAACGGCGCCGACGTGCCCGACCAACCTGATTTCGTGCGCGTGCTGCGGCTGCCCGACAACCTCGGCATCGTGGGCGGGCGCGACCTCGGCTGGCGCGAGCTCGACACCGACCTCGTGCAGTTCCTGGACGACGACGCCTGGCTGCTCGACGACGACGTCCTGGCGGGCGTCGTGCGGCGGTTCGAGGACGATCCGCGCCTGGGCATCGTGTCGATGCGGATCGTCGACCCCGACACCGGCCTCAGCTCGCGCCGGCACGTGCCGCGGCTGCGCACGAGCGACCCCGAGCGCTCGTCGGACGTCACGACGTTCCTCGGGGGCGCCAGCGTCGTGCGGCGCGAGGTGCTCGAGCGCTGCGGGGGGCTGCCGGCGGCCTTCTGGTACGGCCACGAGGAGACCGACCTGGCCTGGGCGGCGCTCGACGACGGCTGGCGGATCCACTACGCCGCCGACGCCGTGCTCGGGCACCCGACCACCACCCCCGCACGCCACGCCACGTACTACCGGCTCAACGCGCGCAACCGCGTGTGGCTCGCGCGCCGGCGCCTGCCCTGGCCGCTGGCCGCCGTCTACCTCGCGGTCTGGACGGCCCTCACCGTGGTGCGGGTGCGTGACAGCGCGGCGCTGCGGACCTGGGCTCGCGGTTTCGTCGAGGGCTGGCGCACCGACGCGGGGCCGCGGCGCCCGATGCGGTGGTCGACCGCGTGGCGCATGACCCGGCACGGGCGCCCACCCGTCGTCTGA
- a CDS encoding DUF5941 domain-containing protein has protein sequence MAATEVLVVVDPTVPGSAPVAEVARRSVIDGGRLVATVEQPSVTATVDVVVAALRHQDDAPLALVDAALVTVPTVYGDVIAEPDAGGRILRLDGGEVAALRVPAAARSDLADALSRTVATWPRERVLDVVATALDDLAGAGHEIGPGAFPARLALTPDDAASALAAADAVDEPALRLRRASRSDDGFLSTFLVRPLSRRLTRRAVALDARPAQVTAVALALGLLAALAYSGGGRGWLVLGSLLLLASLVVDCVDGEVARYTRTTSPLGGWLDVGADRVKEYAVYGALAAGAATRAAWLLALASLALLVTRHFVDFGFAARRARATAAVEDGAVGRWSAGTDRRSAVRYAKRAVIAPVGERTIVLAVLAPLVGVRWTFVVLLVMGVVAAAWTTAGRVGRALAWTAPLGQPARRLLQTQVDGSPVPRTWWPLATRFGWLLPALARALEQGGTVLLLAWLAPSALPGAFVWLAVVAIGEYDLTYRGRLTGTADAAGPLAVAGWPLRLVGVLVLALLVPTQALGRALAVAGAVLAVAVIASSAAFWRRSLPSSP, from the coding sequence GTGGCCGCGACCGAGGTGCTGGTCGTGGTCGACCCCACGGTGCCCGGGAGCGCGCCGGTCGCCGAGGTGGCCCGGCGAAGCGTCATCGACGGCGGCCGGCTGGTCGCCACGGTCGAGCAGCCCAGCGTCACCGCAACGGTCGACGTGGTCGTCGCGGCGCTGCGGCACCAGGACGACGCGCCCCTGGCGCTCGTCGACGCGGCCCTGGTGACCGTCCCCACGGTCTACGGCGACGTGATCGCCGAGCCGGACGCCGGCGGGCGCATCCTGCGGCTGGACGGCGGCGAGGTGGCCGCACTGCGCGTGCCGGCCGCCGCGCGGTCCGACCTCGCGGACGCGCTGAGCCGCACGGTGGCGACCTGGCCGCGCGAGCGCGTGCTCGACGTCGTCGCCACCGCCCTCGACGACCTCGCGGGGGCCGGTCACGAGATCGGCCCCGGGGCCTTCCCGGCCCGGTTGGCCCTCACCCCCGACGACGCGGCGTCGGCGCTCGCGGCCGCGGACGCCGTCGACGAGCCGGCCCTGCGGCTGCGGCGGGCCTCGCGCTCGGACGACGGCTTCCTGTCGACCTTCCTCGTCCGGCCCCTCTCGCGCCGGCTGACCCGCCGGGCCGTGGCCCTGGACGCGCGCCCAGCGCAGGTCACGGCGGTCGCGCTCGCCCTGGGCCTGCTGGCAGCGCTCGCCTACAGCGGTGGAGGGCGCGGCTGGCTGGTGCTCGGCTCGTTGCTGTTGCTCGCGTCGCTGGTGGTCGACTGCGTCGACGGAGAGGTCGCCCGCTACACCCGCACCACCTCGCCGCTCGGTGGCTGGCTGGACGTCGGCGCCGACCGGGTCAAGGAGTACGCGGTGTACGGCGCGCTCGCGGCGGGTGCGGCGACGCGCGCCGCGTGGCTGCTGGCGCTGGCGTCCCTGGCGCTGCTGGTGACGCGGCACTTCGTGGACTTCGGGTTCGCGGCGCGGCGCGCGCGAGCGACGGCCGCTGTCGAGGACGGCGCCGTCGGGCGCTGGTCGGCCGGCACCGACCGGCGGTCGGCCGTGCGGTACGCCAAGCGGGCCGTCATCGCCCCGGTCGGTGAGCGCACCATCGTGCTCGCCGTGCTGGCGCCGCTGGTCGGTGTGCGCTGGACCTTCGTCGTGCTGCTGGTCATGGGCGTCGTCGCGGCGGCGTGGACGACGGCTGGCCGGGTCGGCCGGGCGCTGGCCTGGACGGCCCCGCTCGGGCAGCCGGCCCGCCGGCTGCTGCAGACGCAGGTCGACGGCTCGCCCGTACCCCGCACGTGGTGGCCGCTCGCCACGCGCTTCGGCTGGCTGCTGCCTGCCCTGGCCCGGGCCCTCGAGCAAGGGGGCACCGTGCTGCTGCTGGCCTGGCTCGCGCCGTCGGCGCTGCCCGGTGCGTTCGTCTGGCTGGCGGTGGTCGCGATCGGGGAGTACGACCTGACCTACCGCGGGCGACTCACCGGCACCGCGGACGCCGCCGGGCCGCTGGCCGTCGCCGGCTGGCCACTGCGGCTGGTCGGCGTGCTGGTGCTGGCGCTGCTGGTGCCCACGCAGGCGCTGGGTCGCGCGCTGGCCGTCGCCGGCGCCGTGCTCGCCGTCGCGGTGATCGCCTCGTCCGCCGCCTTCTGGCGACGCTCGCTACCCTCGTCGCCGTGA
- a CDS encoding CDP-alcohol phosphatidyltransferase family protein — protein MSFPPSSGHPARPSLAELRAITQPQSTMSRRNAEHWMARWFLRAVSLRVTALLIRTPVTANQLTGLMIVVGLLAAIPLGASGVVTAVVGVVAIWVYFLLDLCDGEVARWRRQTSIKGVYLDRVGHYLVEAAVISAYGWRAADQHLGGWTTLGVLGGLLVVLVKAETDLVDVARTRSGLAAASEESVELRSSALGMLRRAAQVLKVHQLTGALESSLLLLVAAVVDAATGSLVGTRVLLVALAAIAGVMTVLHLASILLSRRLD, from the coding sequence GTGAGCTTCCCGCCGTCCAGCGGCCACCCGGCCCGCCCGTCCCTCGCCGAGCTGCGGGCGATCACCCAGCCGCAGTCGACCATGTCGCGGCGCAACGCCGAGCACTGGATGGCGCGCTGGTTCCTGCGCGCGGTGTCGCTGCGGGTCACCGCGTTGCTGATCCGCACACCGGTCACCGCCAACCAGCTCACCGGGCTGATGATCGTGGTGGGACTGCTCGCCGCCATCCCGCTCGGCGCGTCCGGTGTCGTCACCGCGGTCGTGGGGGTCGTGGCGATCTGGGTGTACTTCCTGCTCGACCTGTGCGACGGCGAGGTCGCGCGCTGGAGACGGCAGACCAGCATCAAGGGCGTCTACCTCGACCGCGTCGGCCACTACCTCGTCGAGGCGGCTGTGATCAGCGCCTACGGCTGGCGGGCCGCCGACCAGCACCTGGGCGGCTGGACCACCCTCGGGGTCCTGGGCGGACTGCTCGTGGTGCTGGTGAAGGCCGAGACCGACCTCGTCGACGTCGCCCGCACCCGCTCGGGGCTCGCCGCCGCCAGCGAGGAGTCCGTCGAGCTGCGCAGCTCCGCGCTGGGCATGCTGCGCCGGGCCGCGCAGGTGCTCAAGGTGCACCAGCTGACCGGTGCGCTGGAGTCGTCGCTGCTGCTGCTCGTGGCCGCCGTCGTCGACGCCGCGACCGGGTCCCTCGTCGGCACTCGGGTGCTGCTCGTGGCGCTCGCGGCGATCGCCGGCGTCATGACCGTGCTGCACCTGGCGAGCATCCTGCTCTCGCGGCGGCTCGACTGA
- a CDS encoding stealth family protein, with product MTRAVRAARRLGAHVPPPLLVRLSALWHGETALQRRLHGRSAPGSPLGRDQPLSGVARLDAALFAALDALQAGGVPCAVLEAGTMRRRVVVVTGDHGDAARRALAATSAVVQPVGSAVLRLHHGDPAFGCDVEIWPLVGSGPRPDGGAYVPGTALAPRANRWVRYLEPGERVAARGQVGGQDVPTYSGLLKPHLLDVDFPIDVVYTWVDGADPAWQRRKEQAWVALHPEHHHPSAVTSSRFASHDELRYSLRSLETYADWVRTVYVVTDGQRPAWLRTDHPRLRVVDHRELFAGTQALPTFNSHAIEARLHHVAGLSEHFLYLNDDVFFGRPVRPELFFEASGLARFFLTDALIDLAGPSARDLPVASAAKQTRAVVERLHSRTVTQRFQHVAHPQRRSTLEQIEAQLPDELEATVRSRFRSPSDLSVPSSLAHYVGYASGRAVPGTLSYLYCDVTERRAPIKLQRLARRRDADVFCLNETDTPGGHPGHRLMVDFLESYFPRPSSFETGADALRRPR from the coding sequence ATGACCAGGGCCGTCCGGGCGGCGCGGCGTCTCGGCGCCCACGTGCCACCACCGCTGCTGGTGCGCCTCTCGGCGCTCTGGCACGGCGAGACCGCGCTCCAGCGCCGGCTGCACGGGCGGTCGGCACCAGGCAGCCCACTGGGACGCGACCAGCCGCTGAGCGGTGTGGCGCGGCTGGACGCCGCCCTCTTCGCCGCGCTCGACGCGCTGCAGGCTGGCGGCGTCCCGTGCGCCGTCCTCGAGGCGGGCACGATGCGTCGCCGCGTCGTGGTCGTCACCGGCGACCACGGCGACGCCGCCCGGCGAGCGCTGGCCGCCACTTCGGCCGTGGTGCAGCCGGTGGGATCGGCGGTGCTGCGCCTGCACCACGGTGACCCTGCCTTCGGCTGCGACGTCGAGATCTGGCCGCTGGTGGGCTCCGGCCCGCGGCCGGACGGCGGCGCGTACGTGCCCGGCACCGCCCTGGCCCCGCGCGCCAACCGCTGGGTCCGCTACCTCGAGCCGGGCGAGCGCGTCGCAGCCAGGGGTCAGGTCGGTGGACAGGACGTGCCGACGTACTCGGGGCTGCTGAAGCCGCACCTGCTCGACGTCGACTTCCCCATCGACGTCGTCTACACCTGGGTCGACGGCGCGGACCCCGCCTGGCAGCGCCGCAAGGAGCAGGCCTGGGTGGCGCTCCACCCCGAGCACCACCACCCGTCGGCCGTCACGAGCTCGCGCTTCGCGTCCCACGACGAGCTGCGGTACTCGCTGCGCTCGCTCGAGACGTACGCCGACTGGGTCCGCACGGTCTACGTCGTGACCGACGGCCAGCGGCCCGCGTGGCTGCGCACCGACCACCCGCGCCTGCGCGTCGTCGACCACCGCGAGCTGTTCGCGGGCACGCAGGCGCTGCCGACGTTCAACTCGCACGCCATCGAGGCCCGGCTGCACCACGTGGCCGGCCTCTCCGAGCACTTCCTCTACCTCAATGACGACGTGTTCTTCGGCCGGCCCGTGCGTCCGGAGCTGTTCTTCGAGGCGTCGGGGCTCGCGCGCTTCTTCCTCACCGACGCCTTGATCGACCTGGCCGGCCCCTCCGCCCGCGACCTGCCCGTCGCGAGCGCGGCCAAGCAGACCCGGGCCGTCGTGGAGCGGCTGCACAGCCGCACCGTCACCCAGCGGTTCCAGCACGTCGCCCATCCGCAGCGGCGCAGCACGCTCGAGCAGATCGAGGCGCAGCTGCCGGACGAGCTCGAGGCCACGGTCCGCTCGAGGTTCCGCAGCCCCAGCGACCTGTCGGTGCCGTCGTCCCTCGCCCACTACGTCGGCTACGCCTCCGGCCGGGCCGTGCCCGGCACGCTCTCGTACCTGTACTGCGACGTCACCGAGCGGCGCGCGCCGATCAAGCTGCAGCGCCTGGCCCGCCGCCGGGACGCCGACGTCTTCTGTCTCAACGAGACGGACACCCCCGGTGGGCATCCGGGTCACCGCCTCATGGTGGACTTCCTCGAGTCCTACTTCCCCCGCCCGTCCTCGTTCGAGACCGGCGCCGATGCTCTGCGGAGGCCGCGATGA
- a CDS encoding ABC transporter ATP-binding protein encodes MAVIEVEGVGIEFLRNRRYRLSLREMLLQGRSTTPKGSFWALRDVSFTVERGEAVGLVGANGQGKSTLLKMIAGVLLPDEGSVTVDDGVAPLIELTGGFVGDLTARDNIWLTAGLHGLSKEQIEERFDDIVAFAEIGDFLDTPFRHFSSGMQVRLGFSVVTTLDEPIILVDEVLAVGDKRFREKCYGRIEEIVGDGRTLFLVSHSENDLRRFCTRGLYLDGGRLKADTSIDEAIDTYNTDQGKKK; translated from the coding sequence ATGGCCGTCATCGAGGTCGAGGGCGTGGGCATCGAGTTCCTGCGCAACCGTCGTTACCGGCTGTCGCTGCGCGAGATGCTGCTGCAGGGCCGGTCCACGACGCCGAAGGGCAGCTTCTGGGCCCTGCGCGACGTGAGCTTCACCGTGGAGCGCGGCGAGGCGGTGGGCCTCGTGGGCGCCAACGGCCAGGGCAAGAGCACCCTGCTCAAGATGATCGCCGGCGTGCTCCTGCCGGACGAGGGCTCGGTCACCGTGGACGACGGCGTGGCGCCTCTCATCGAGCTCACCGGCGGGTTCGTCGGCGACCTCACCGCGCGCGACAACATCTGGCTCACCGCTGGGCTGCACGGCCTGAGCAAGGAGCAGATCGAGGAGCGCTTCGACGACATCGTGGCCTTCGCCGAGATCGGCGACTTCCTCGACACGCCCTTCCGGCACTTCTCCAGCGGCATGCAGGTGCGGTTGGGCTTCTCCGTCGTGACGACGCTCGACGAGCCGATCATCCTGGTCGACGAGGTGCTGGCCGTCGGTGACAAGCGTTTCCGGGAGAAGTGCTACGGCCGGATCGAGGAGATCGTCGGCGACGGACGCACCTTGTTCCTCGTCAGCCACAGCGAGAACGACCTCCGGCGGTTCTGCACTCGGGGCCTCTACCTCGACGGCGGCCGGCTCAAGGCCGACACCTCGATCGACGAGGCGATCGACACCTACAACACGGACCAGGGAAAGAAGAAGTGA